Proteins found in one Podarcis muralis chromosome 5, rPodMur119.hap1.1, whole genome shotgun sequence genomic segment:
- the IP6K3 gene encoding inositol hexakisphosphate kinase 3 isoform X2, producing the protein MGNLSLIACPQTDNRSSLDNASKESSMTIWQKLNQANTSSGDHTFVKWNHGPLTNTTKDSCQGKAVLQTDLQYHRDVSSIMEDANGNQPEKNSYNPWGLYCHKQHLNRMSSKYNENKLHQFLLLENVVSKYKCPCILDLKMGTRQHGDDASEEKKARQIKKCEQSTSASLGARICGMQVYQADTVQYLCKDKYYGRKLSPDGFRQALLQFLHNGNRLRTDLVEPIVSQLKALLSIIKKQNSYRFYSSSLLINYEGLEKATPSDNHPQGHCQHSSCSLPHGNSHPKVDVRMIDFAHTTNKGSRFNHTIYEGPDHGYIFGLENLIKTFQSISVGE; encoded by the exons ATGGGCAATTTGAGCCTCATAGCCTGCCCGCAAACAGATAACCGCAGTTCCCTGGACAATGCCTCCAAGGAGTCTTCAATGACAATTTGGCAGAAGCTCAACCAGGCAAACACCAGCAGTGGTGACCACACGTTTGTCAAATGGAATCATGGCCCACTCACAAACACCACCAAAGACAG CTGCCAGGGGAAAGCGGTATTACAGACAGACCTTCAGTACCACAGAGACGTGTCTTCAATTATGGAGGATGCCAATGGGAACCAGCCAGAAAAGAACAGCTATAATCCCTGGGGACTGTACTGCCATAAACAGCATCTAAACCGCATGTCTTCGAAGTATAATGAGAACAAACTTCATC AATTTTTGTTGCTTGAAAATGTGGTATCCAAATATAAATGCCCTTGCATTCTGGACTTGAAGATGGGAACCAGACAGCATGGTGATGATGCATCAGAAGAGAAGAAAGCACGCCAAATAAAGAAGTGTGAACAGAGCACATCAGCATCCCTTGGAGCCCGTATTTGTGGGATGCAG GTCTACCAGGCAGACACTGTTCAATATCTCTGCAAAGATAAGTACTATGGTCGGAAACTCTCACCAGACGGCTTCAGGCAAGCCCTCTTGCAGTTTCTTCATAATGGGAATCGCCTCCGAACGGATCTTGTGGAACCCATTGTGTCTCAGTTGAAGGCTCTGCTGTCGATCATCAAAAAGCAGAACTCTTACCGGTTCTACTCCAGCTCGCTTCTCATAAACTATGAGGGACTGGAGAAAGCAACGCCTTCAGACAATCACCCTCAGGGACACTGTCAGCATAGCAGCTGCTCTCTTCCACATGGAAACAGCCACCCCAAAGTAGATGTCCGTATGATAGACTTTGCTCATACAACCAACAAAGGCTCTAGGTTTAATCACACCATCTATGAGGGACCAGATCATGGCTACATTTTCGGTCTAGAAAACCTAATAAAAACTTTTCAGAGTATCTCTGTGGGAGAATGA